Proteins from a single region of Thermodesulfobacteriota bacterium:
- a CDS encoding UDP-glucose/GDP-mannose dehydrogenase family protein yields the protein MNICMIGTGYVGLVTGTCLSELGHRVTCVDKDAAKIEILTSGRLPIYEPGLAELVRKNSGEERLFFTTDLGQAVAGAKAVFIAVGTPSSRRGDGYANLSFVYDAARELAGHLDGYTVVVTKSTVPVGTGRQVARIIQETSPGASFDIASNPEFLREGAAINDFMRPDRVVIGSSSERAIVLLKEIYKPLYLIETPFVIANLETAELIKYAANAFLAMKVSFINEMAAMCEAVGADVVTLAKAVGLDGRIGRKFLHAGPGYGGSCFPKDTVALMRVAQENGVAVRLVEAAVEVNAAQKARMAKKIRDALGGVEAGKTIGVLGLTFKPETDDMRDAPALTILPALQERGAVIQAHDPQGMPEAAKYLPDLTYVANPYEACRGADAVVLLTEWNQYRALDLERVRALVRTPVFIDLRNVYEPARLKGLGFTYVGVGRN from the coding sequence ATGAACATCTGCATGATCGGCACCGGCTACGTGGGGCTGGTCACCGGCACCTGTCTGTCCGAGCTTGGCCACCGGGTCACCTGCGTGGACAAGGACGCGGCCAAGATCGAGATCCTGACCTCCGGCCGGCTCCCCATCTACGAGCCGGGGCTGGCGGAGCTGGTCCGCAAGAACAGCGGCGAGGAGCGGCTCTTTTTCACCACCGATCTGGGGCAGGCGGTGGCGGGCGCCAAGGCGGTGTTCATCGCGGTCGGCACCCCCTCCAGTCGCCGGGGAGACGGCTACGCCAACCTGTCCTTCGTCTACGACGCTGCCCGGGAGCTGGCCGGCCATCTCGATGGCTACACGGTGGTGGTCACCAAGAGCACGGTGCCGGTGGGTACGGGGCGGCAGGTGGCGCGGATCATCCAGGAGACCAGCCCCGGGGCCAGCTTCGATATCGCTTCCAATCCCGAGTTTCTGCGGGAAGGAGCGGCGATCAATGACTTCATGCGGCCGGACCGGGTGGTGATCGGCTCCAGCTCGGAGCGGGCCATCGTCCTCCTCAAGGAGATCTACAAGCCCCTCTACCTCATCGAAACCCCCTTCGTGATCGCCAACCTCGAAACGGCAGAGCTCATCAAGTACGCGGCCAACGCCTTTCTGGCCATGAAGGTCAGCTTCATCAACGAGATGGCGGCCATGTGCGAGGCGGTGGGGGCGGATGTGGTGACCCTGGCCAAGGCGGTGGGGCTCGATGGCCGGATCGGCAGGAAGTTCCTGCACGCCGGCCCGGGCTACGGCGGCTCCTGCTTTCCCAAGGACACGGTCGCCCTGATGCGGGTAGCCCAGGAGAATGGGGTGGCGGTGCGGCTGGTGGAGGCGGCGGTGGAGGTGAACGCGGCCCAGAAGGCCCGGATGGCCAAGAAGATCCGGGACGCCCTGGGCGGCGTCGAGGCGGGCAAGACCATCGGCGTCCTGGGGCTCACCTTCAAGCCCGAGACCGACGACATGCGGGACGCCCCGGCCCTGACCATCCTGCCGGCCCTCCAGGAGCGGGGGGCGGTCATCCAGGCCCACGACCCCCAGGGGATGCCCGAGGCCGCCAAGTACCTGCCGGACCTGACCTATGTGGCCAACCCCTACGAGGCCTGCCGGGGGGCGGATGCGGTGGTGCTGCTCACCGAGTGGAACCAGTACCGGGCCCTGGACCTGGAGCGGGTGCGGGCCCTGGTGCGGACGCCGGTTTTCATCGACCTGCGCAACGTTTACGAGCCGGCCCGGCTCAAGGGCCTGGGCTTCACCTACGTGGGGGTGGGTCGCAACTGA
- a CDS encoding PPC domain-containing DNA-binding protein produces the protein MDYRVGQIGRVVVARLDDGEDFWQEIKQLVVAERIRGGWLHILGGIRQAAVVTGPREPVVPPDPVWRHLDGSREVLGFGSIAWEGDEPRIHLHAALGLHGETLTGCVRKDTTVYLVLEVCIVEVVGIDLGRPWQEALQFSRLEFGMKSP, from the coding sequence ATGGACTACCGGGTAGGACAGATCGGTCGGGTGGTGGTGGCTCGCCTGGATGACGGCGAGGATTTCTGGCAGGAGATCAAGCAGCTGGTGGTGGCCGAGCGGATCCGTGGCGGTTGGCTGCACATCCTGGGCGGGATCCGCCAGGCGGCAGTGGTGACCGGACCGCGGGAGCCGGTGGTGCCGCCGGACCCGGTCTGGCGCCATCTGGACGGCTCCCGGGAGGTGCTGGGCTTTGGCAGCATCGCCTGGGAGGGCGACGAGCCCCGCATCCATCTGCACGCGGCCCTGGGACTGCACGGGGAGACCCTGACCGGCTGTGTACGCAAGGACACCACGGTCTATCTGGTGCTGGAGGTCTGCATCGTCGAGGTGGTTGGCATCGATCTTGGCCGGCCTTGGCAGGAGGCCCTGCAGTTCAGCCGGCTGGAGTTCGGCATGAAATCCCCTTGA
- a CDS encoding NAD(P)H-hydrate dehydratase has product MQLASAEEMRAIDRATIEEMGLPGVVLMENAGRQTVAAMGRLFDPLAGKRVSLVIGPGNNGGDGLVIARLLQQQGCRPEVELLVPGERLTGDAGTNLAIVEGLPVPIRLVLGEEAIPALAERLGRSDLVVDAIFGTGLTRHVGGHFAAAIEAMNSCGRPVVAVDIPSGLDADSGQPLGVAVRATLTVTFGLAKPGLVVTPGCLLAGRLEVADIGLLREAVAAVGPRRRLLDEPWAGSLVPARPEDGHKGTFGHLLVVAGSQGHTGAALLAGLGGLRAGAGLVSLAVPSFLNPIFETRLLEAMTVPLPAAGGGLAAEALPEIRAALTGKSALVIGPGLGTGPAIRLLLAGLLEDLALPVVLDADALTILAQERSLLDGLARLAGRVVLTPHPGEMGRLTGTSAKAVQGARIAQAEALARRHGVVLALKGSRTLIAGPEGDLAVCPAGNPGMACGGMGDVLAGIIGGLLAQGVPSWQAACLGVYAHGLAGDRLARRLGGHRGLLASELADELPGVLEGLATAADQLRPTPT; this is encoded by the coding sequence ATGCAGCTCGCCAGTGCCGAAGAGATGCGGGCCATCGACCGCGCCACCATCGAAGAGATGGGGCTGCCGGGGGTGGTGCTCATGGAGAACGCCGGCCGGCAGACCGTTGCCGCCATGGGCCGCCTGTTCGACCCCTTGGCCGGCAAACGGGTGAGCCTGGTGATCGGCCCCGGCAACAACGGCGGTGACGGCCTGGTCATCGCCCGCCTGCTCCAGCAGCAAGGCTGCCGGCCGGAGGTGGAGCTCCTGGTGCCCGGCGAGCGCCTGACCGGCGACGCCGGCACCAATCTGGCCATCGTCGAGGGCCTGCCTGTCCCCATCCGGCTGGTCCTGGGCGAGGAGGCCATCCCGGCCCTGGCCGAGCGACTGGGCCGCAGCGACCTGGTGGTGGACGCCATCTTCGGCACCGGCCTGACCCGCCACGTGGGCGGCCATTTTGCCGCCGCCATCGAGGCCATGAACAGCTGCGGCCGGCCGGTGGTGGCAGTGGACATCCCCTCCGGGCTGGATGCCGACAGCGGCCAGCCCCTGGGGGTGGCCGTGCGGGCGACCCTTACCGTCACCTTCGGTCTCGCCAAGCCAGGCCTGGTGGTCACCCCCGGCTGCCTCCTGGCCGGCCGGCTGGAGGTGGCCGATATCGGCCTCCTGCGGGAGGCGGTGGCCGCCGTCGGACCCCGGCGGCGGCTGCTGGACGAGCCGTGGGCCGGGTCCCTGGTACCGGCCCGGCCCGAGGACGGGCACAAGGGCACCTTCGGCCACCTTCTCGTTGTGGCCGGCTCCCAGGGCCACACCGGTGCCGCCCTTCTCGCCGGCCTGGGCGGACTGCGAGCCGGCGCCGGGCTGGTCAGCCTCGCCGTGCCCTCCTTCCTCAACCCGATTTTCGAAACCCGCCTCCTGGAGGCGATGACCGTGCCCTTGCCGGCCGCTGGCGGCGGACTGGCCGCCGAGGCCCTGCCGGAGATCCGGGCCGCCCTGACCGGCAAGTCCGCCCTGGTGATCGGTCCCGGGCTGGGCACCGGGCCGGCCATCCGCCTTCTTCTGGCCGGCCTCCTGGAGGATCTTGCGCTGCCGGTGGTCCTGGACGCCGACGCCCTGACCATCCTGGCCCAGGAGCGGTCCCTCCTGGATGGCCTGGCTCGGCTGGCGGGGCGGGTGGTTCTCACCCCCCACCCGGGCGAGATGGGCCGCCTGACCGGTACCAGTGCCAAGGCGGTGCAGGGGGCCCGGATCGCCCAGGCCGAGGCCTTGGCCCGGCGTCACGGTGTGGTGCTGGCGCTCAAGGGCAGCCGGACCCTGATCGCGGGTCCGGAGGGCGACCTGGCCGTCTGCCCGGCCGGCAACCCCGGCATGGCGTGTGGCGGCATGGGGGACGTCCTGGCCGGCATCATTGGCGGGCTTCTGGCCCAGGGCGTCCCGTCCTGGCAAGCGGCCTGCCTGGGGGTATACGCCCATGGCCTGGCCGGCGACCGGCTCGCCCGGCGGCTGGGCGGCCACCGCGGCCTCCTGGCCTCGGAGCTGGCGGACGAGCTGCCCGGGGTGCTGGAAGGGCTGGCGACGGCCGCCGATCAGTTGCGACCCACCCCCACGTAG
- a CDS encoding NAD-dependent epimerase — protein sequence MPRILITGAAGFIGFHLSRRLLADGWQVVGLDNLNDYYDPGLKQARLDQLLPHPAFTDVRLDLADRAGMAQLFQEQAFDAVVNLAAQAGVRYSLVNPHAYVDTNLVGFVNILEGCRHTGVRHLVYASSSSVYGANTRMPFSVHDNVDHPVSLYAASKKANELMAHVYCQLYGLAATGLRFFTVYGPWGRPDMALFLFTKAILEDRPIDVFNHGQMRRDFTYIDDIVEGVVRVIDHLPAPNPEWTGEAPDPATSSCRHRVYNIGNNQPVELMRYIEVLEACLGRTAQKNFLPLQPGDVPATYADVQDLEAAVGFKPATSVETGIRRFVDWYRAYYRV from the coding sequence ATGCCCCGAATCCTCATCACCGGCGCTGCCGGCTTCATCGGCTTCCATCTCAGCCGGCGGCTCTTGGCCGACGGCTGGCAGGTGGTCGGCCTGGACAACCTCAACGACTACTACGATCCCGGCCTCAAGCAGGCGCGGCTGGATCAGCTCCTGCCCCATCCGGCCTTCACCGATGTGCGTCTGGACCTGGCCGACCGGGCGGGCATGGCGCAGTTGTTCCAGGAGCAGGCCTTCGACGCCGTGGTCAACTTGGCGGCCCAGGCGGGGGTGCGCTATTCCCTCGTCAACCCCCACGCCTATGTGGATACCAACCTGGTGGGCTTCGTCAACATCCTCGAGGGCTGCCGCCACACCGGGGTCAGGCATCTGGTCTACGCCTCCTCCAGCTCGGTCTACGGCGCCAACACGAGGATGCCGTTTTCCGTGCACGACAACGTCGATCACCCCGTCTCCCTGTACGCGGCCAGCAAGAAGGCCAACGAGCTCATGGCCCATGTCTACTGCCAACTTTATGGCCTGGCCGCCACCGGCTTGCGCTTCTTTACCGTCTACGGCCCCTGGGGCCGGCCGGACATGGCTCTCTTCCTCTTCACCAAGGCCATCCTGGAAGACCGCCCCATCGATGTCTTCAACCACGGCCAGATGCGGCGGGATTTCACCTACATCGATGATATCGTCGAAGGGGTGGTGCGGGTCATCGATCATCTGCCGGCGCCCAATCCCGAATGGACCGGTGAGGCCCCGGATCCGGCCACCAGCTCCTGTCGCCACCGGGTGTACAACATCGGCAACAACCAGCCGGTGGAGCTGATGCGCTACATCGAGGTTCTGGAGGCGTGTCTGGGCAGGACCGCCCAGAAGAACTTCCTGCCGTTGCAGCCAGGGGACGTGCCAGCCACCTATGCCGATGTCCAGGATCTGGAGGCCGCGGTGGGCTTCAAGCCCGCCACCTCGGTGGAGACCGGCATCCGGCGCTTCGTGGACTGGTACCGCGCCTATTACCGGGTCTGA